The Natrinema amylolyticum genome includes the window GCCGACGATAACGCGGCTATTTCGAGACACGTCACCGCCTTCGGCTTCGATCTCGACTCACCGTTTCTCACTGTTTTCGAACCCGAAGGCGGTGACTTCGATCCGGAACGAGACCTCGACGTCGCCCTCGAGAGCGCACTCGCCACGCGCGAACACGACGCCGGAACCGACTACGAGTTCGCGCCGCTCGCGGCCGAGGCCGCGGTCGCGATCACCGACGACGTCGTCTTCCTCGCCGACTCGGAATCGACGATCGATGCCGCGCTCAAGGCCCGCGACGGCGACGGAGACGCGATTCGCGAAGCGAGTCCCCGCCTCGACGACGCGCTCGCGGTCTTTCCGGACGCCGACGTGCGGTCCGTGATAACGGCCGACGAGTGGTCTCAGACCTACGACGAGCTCGAGCCCGAGGACGGCGAGTACATGATCTTGGCGGCGACGGTGGCCGGGCCGGACACGCTCGAGGTCCATCACGGCCTCTCGCTCGCCGACGAGTCGCTCGTCACGGACGCGCTGGTCGAGCAGTTCGAGGAGACCGTCACGGGCGGTCGGGACGCCGACGGCTCCACCGCAGTCGACGGCTCCCTCCTGACGGCGACGGTTTCCCGCGATCTCGAGGCCGAGCGAGGCGACGGGGCACACGAGAGTCCGGGCGGACTCAGCCCCGGCGAGTTGGACAGCGACGCGGCGTACGTCGAGATCGACGTTCTGGAGGGCGATCCGACGCCCGTCGACGAACTCACGCTCGAACTCGACGGCGAGCCCTACGACGAGGCGATCTGGGCCGACGGACAGGCGGAGATCGAAGCCGGCGATACGATACTGATAGCGACCGAGGACGCCGAACCGAACATGCCGATCGCTCTGCGTCACGAGACCGAACACGGCGACACTGCCGAGACGAAACTGTACAGCCGCTTCGAGTTCACGTTCGACTACGATCCGGACGCTGGGGCAGTGTCGGTCCGCTACGAGGACGAGTATCCGCTCGACGGTGATCGCGTCACGATCGCGCTTCGCGACGGCGACCGCGTGACCGAGCCGGACGCAGAGCCGCTCCGAACGACCAGGCCGTGGACCGGCACCGAGCTCTCGGCCGGGGACGAGGCGACCATAGAGAACGTCGGCCCCGGGACGTTCGTTATCGTGGGCTGGGACAGCGACACGCTTCAGGGATCGCTCGCCAACGAACGGATTCGGCCGCCGGGAGACGTCGCGGTCGACTACGAGTACGAAACGAAGACGGCGACCGTCGAACTCACCGTCGCGGACGGCCGGACCAGACCGGCCGCGGAGTATACGATCCTGCGCGACGGCGACCCGGCGGCCGCGCAGTGGCGCGACGCAGGCGAGACCGTCTCCGACGGCGACACGGTCGAACTCGAGGGAGTGGCCGTCGGAACGACCGTCGAAGTCGTCTGGGGCGAGGACGGCCACCGCGTCGGCAGCGCCGTCACGCGACCGTCGGTCACGTTCGATCTCGCGGTCGAGGACCGGACGGTGACGCTCGTCCACGACGGCGGCCCGTCGCTCCCCGCGTCCGAACTCGTCGCGGAAGTCCACGTCGACGACGAGGAGACCGACGTCCCGCTCGACGAACGGCTGGACGGAACGTTCGCCGCGGGCGATACCGTGACGGTCGTCGACGAACTCGAACGGTCCGACCCGCCGCTGAAGGTTCGGGTCATGTACGACGGGGTGTACATCGAAGACGCGTACGACGGAGAGCTGTGAGTCGCCCCCGGAGCCGACGTTCGGCCCCTACAAGTCCGGGATCGGAACAACGACGACCGGCCGGCTCGCGTCCGTGAGAACCCGCCGTGCGGTCGACCCGAGTTCTCCCGTCGCGTCGGGATCGCCGCCATGTGTGCCGACGACGATCTCGTCGACGTCGAACTCCGCTGCCGCCTCGAGGAGCACCGTCGCGGGGGAGCCCGATCGGCGCTCCGTCTCGACGTCGCCCGCGGTCGCGAGTCGGACTGGAGCGACGTTCAGCGCCTCGTCGGCGTCTCGACGCGCCGTCGGATCGTCGGGCGGCGCGACTGCGACGGCGGTCACGGTGTCATCGGTGGTCAC containing:
- a CDS encoding universal stress protein, whose translation is MQYLVGTDSVHTTAAICDYLGDRVTTDDTVTAVAVAPPDDPTARRDADEALNVAPVRLATAGDVETERRSGSPATVLLEAAAEFDVDEIVVGTHGGDPDATGELGSTARRVLTDASRPVVVVPIPDL